The Glycine soja cultivar W05 chromosome 15, ASM419377v2, whole genome shotgun sequence region ATGAGAGATGCCGATTCTGTGGCACAgttcgactcactgctacttcgCTAGTACATCCGGAGCAACCCGCATGCACacttcagcagcctgtggagtggatactacctatgcctactccatatcgactagttgagCCTGTTCAattgatagaggtgtcatcctctaaagaggatcttgaagaggacccagaggagttacctcctgaacctgctgtggatgcccctGACTTACCAGAGGATGGTGAGGACCCGCtccctgatgttgattctccagaggatattatgtcagcatctgaggcagactctacagagtagagtggccctggagggacaacgaatagtgacgactcttcatcatagcagacggctTCTTAGATTAAGCGTACATacttttgtgggtgggtgtatctagttcagactgctaggtttactcttttgatttttgggtagGTAGACctcttgtatagaaattttgatgattgtatatatattatggctgaagccaccacagttattacctttgctctggatgtcactgtgCTATTTTGCAAACTCTCATGTTTTGGAAAGTTTTTGATGATgaaaacaattatgttttatcttgttatttgaaaaagaaatgtcaacgaactttatttgaaaagagtttaccgaccacACCTTATTATTTCTCATGTGACGACccaaaatgatggctggtattttttttctgaaaaagaaaaaaaaaagtttggagGTAGtaagtgatcagaaagaaatgaatccgaatagagttgtgaactggccactcaagactctatagtgataattttacttctgaaattaattaccgtgaaataaataacagtgcaaaaaaaagagaaaaaaatattttcccatggtttcagctatttaatttattactattaaatcagtcattatttagggacgccacaattggtggtatcagagcaaaagttggattctagtgaacctgtccATGGTCTTActgtgtgaatgctgtgtatctTTGAAACGTGgaagtaggtttcggggagtgacaTTAAGTCACAAATTGTGTGTAATTCTACCCTCTTGTCTTAAGCAGGAAAGTGCAATTGATTTAGtagaattgttgttgttgtgtgtgtgtgtgtatatatatatatatatatatatatatatatatatatatatatatatatatatatatatatagagagagagagagagagagagagagagagagagagatattgttataactgtcatagcctaTATGGTACACTCTCTCAGTAGAATTTCTTGGATACTAATAGCTTCCCTACAGGTTAGGTATGGCAGGACATGGTAGGGATCATAACCGTGATGTCCTCGACCGCATCACAACTatgctggaaactctagtgcaggaacgtgatgtggagccggcaGAGTAttggggactcatggctttccgtaagaaccacccgccgaAGTTCAGTGGGGACTATGATCTAGAGGGTGCTAGGTTATGGTTAGCTGAGACTGAGAAGATTTTCaaggcgatgggttgcctcgaggagcataaggtccctTATGCGACGTTCATGCTCCAGTGAGAAGCTGAGAACTGGTGGAAGTTTGTGAAACCTACATTAGCAGCACCTGGAGGcatgattccttggaatgccttcaaggacaaattcctaGACAACTATTTTCCACGAGATCTCAGAAAGCgaaaggcgagggaatttctggatttgaagcagGGAAACATGTCCGTTGGAGAATACACGGCCAAATTTAATGAACTTCTACAGTactggcctcaataccaagatgctcggaacGAAGAGGActtatgtgctcagtttgagaatgggcttcgacTGGAGATTCAACAGGCAGTTAGCTACATGCAGATTACAGATTTCAATCAACTGGTGACGAAGTGCCGAATATTTGAGGACAAAATGAAAGAGAGGCAAGTCAGAGGCTTTGGAGGACCACAAAGAAGCCACCCTTTTAGAGGAAACAGTAATAAGAGGATGAAGCCATATTCCAGCAACAAGGGGAAACAACCTATGGCTACGTCTAACATGAGCCAGTCAAAGGAGACTGGGGTACAGTGCTTTCAGTGCGGAGGATCGCATCTTAGGAGAAATTGCCCACAACTCCAACAGACACAGGAAGATCGTTGCTATATTTGTGGCAAGGTAGGCCATTATGCTCGGGAGTGTAGAATGGCTGGGAGACCGACGGTAACAACCAATTCTAACACAGTCAACCGTGGATCTACTAATCCCACGAGGAGCgataatgttagcaacaacaataacactagtggtggaagacaGAAGGTACCCTcccgggtatttgctatgagaGGGTCAAAAGCTGCTGCCTCCAACGATTTGATAcagggtaagtgtttgattgctgataaattGCTAGATGTACTCTATGATTCGGGTGCCACACATTcgttcatatctcatgcatgtgtggagaggttggggttatgtatgacggagttaccatatgatatcgtggtgtctactccgactaacgagcctgtaaccacctctcggacgtgtttgaagtgtcctataactgttgagggtcgatcttttatgaCGGATTTGATTTtcctacctttagctcatctagatgtgataTTGGGAATGGactggttatctactaaccatatctttctaaacTGCAAAGAGAAGATGCTAGTATTTGGTAGAAATGTAATTCCAAATGAACCATTGAAGGAGAATGCTGCCAACGATGGAGTGGGGGACGTTCGAACCTACATGGTGCTGTTCTCCATGAATGTGGAGGAGGTCTCTGAAGTTAGcagtataccggtggtgtcagaattCCCAAAGGTCTTTCCTGATGACATTTGTGAattaccacctgagagagaagtggaattcattattgacttggtgcctggggcgaatccagtgtcgatcaCGCCCTATAGGATGTCTCCAATTGAACTGgtagaggtgaaggcacaagtgcaggatctCTTAAGTAAACAATTTGTTCACCCAAGCGTATCACTGTGGGGAGCGCCGGTCTTATTGGTTAAGAAGAAGGATGGAAACATGAGGATGTGCGTAGTCTACCGGCAGCTGAACAaagtcactatcaagaacaaatatcccctaccgaggatagatgatttgattgatcaattgaggggagcgacggtattATCAAAGATCAATTTGCAATCGaggtatcatcaaatccgagttaagaaggaagatattcCAAAGACTGCGTTTCAGATTCAGTATGGACATTatgagtatttagtcatgccatttggagtgactaatgctctgGCTATCTTCATGGGctatatgaaccgtatattccatgattacttagatcagttcgtggttgtgttcattgatgatatcctagtgtattcgaAGAATAAGAAGGAGCATGAAAAGCACTTGAGaattgtgttgcatatcctgagggataggaaaTCGTTCGCCAAACTGTcgaaatgtgaattttggttagagaaagtgcagttcctggggcacgtgatttctaaagATGGGTTGCGGTGGACCCGGTTAAAGTGGaatcggttatggagtggcaacaaccgacaactccaacagAAGTTCGAAGTTTCTTGGGGTTGGCCGGCTATTATAGGaaattcattgagggattttctaaatcaGCACTACCCCTAACTAAAATAACTcataagaatgagaagtttgtctggaatgagaaatgtgagcaaagcttccaagagttgaagaggcgatTGACAACAGCTCCAATGTTgattttgcccgaccctaagagaccatttgaagtgtattgcgatgcaagcgggcaaggcttaGGGTGCGTATTGATGTAGGAGGGAAGggtagtggcttatgcttcacgcCAATtgcgtcctcatgaagttaactatccgacccatgacttggaactagcagcttggtctttgccttaaagatttggaggcactATTTATATGGaactcgttttgaagtttttagCGATCACAAGAGCCTCAAATACTTGTTCaatcagaaggaactcaatatgaggcaacgaagatggatggagttcctcaaggattatgactttggtctttcctaccatccaggaaaggctaatgtagtagccgacgCGCTGAGCCGGAAGTCCTTATATGTTGCGACCCTGATGATTCTGGaacagagattgatagaggaatTCCGAGATCTAAGTCTAGCAATCGAGATGCGACCCatgagcttatttgtgggagcgttgCAAATCACCAATGAATTCATAAATCACATACGCGAGACTCAAAAGGATGACCAGTTTCTGCAAGACAAAGTGTTAGATGCAATGGGAGATAAGGATGTGGAGTTTAAAAAGGAtacaaccgggttaattagattcaaggggaggatatgtgtaccgccattagatgatttgaaagttaagatcttggaagaagcacataaaagccgtcttagtttccatccagggatgactaagatgtaccaagatttgaagagaagtttttggtggcatggcatgaagaaagatgtagctgaatatgtagcaaaATGTTTGACATGTTAAAAGGCCAAAGCTGAGCACCAGTGACAATCAGGAGGATTAAATCCGCTAgaaattccggaatggaaatgggagagcatatctatggattttgtatctagtttgcCCAAGATGAGTTGTGGACACAATTAGAAAAGTAAATGTGAGTCTTTTACCTTtttgaaatgcttttattttaatatgtttaaaaacttttaattaattttgatttcttattccttttattattagtacatatatgtgtgggatagagggtgtcacaaggGTAGCAATTTTAATCTCATCCTTGTACCCGCAAAGTACCTATGTATCTAATTACTACAATTGTAGTAAAAATTCATTCTTAATTAATccaaacataatattaaaagcATACACATAATATTAAATACAAGCAAACATAACATTGGTTCATCCAATCTCAagtcataaataaacaaaattacaaagataatCATCTTGttaaagttaatattttaatcgCTTAACAAAGACTGTAATTAAAGGTTTAGGATTTTTACCTCTCTAATAATGATACTACTAGAGATTAGAGACTTACAATATTAGTCATAAaaaatagacttaaatatatttttggtccctAATCAATATCCGATTTTGCATTTtcttcttaataaatttttgttttgcaatgagtctctaataaaacaataatttttttttgtccttgacacttatttttagtccctaataaattagcaaattttgtgtttgctcCATGATAAATATTTCCCACTTGTTATTAatagactaaaacaaaatattagggacaaaaaataaaattattattttattagggactcagtgcaaaacaaaaatttattaaggaacaaacacaaaaataagatatgatatgatatgatatgtgCGGGACAGGTTGGGTGGTACCCATACTTGCACCCATACCTACATAAATTTGCGGGTATATACCTCTGTTCTGTACTTCGCCTCAAATTTTGTGGCTAATTACCTATCTTGAATATTTTTGCAAGTATCCATAGGATCCAAATATACTTTGTTATCCTTAGAtaccaattattttaaaaattgccacaaattgttttttcaaaactttaagGGACATATCATCATTTGCCTGAATTATAATTGTAGCAATTCAAAACACAATTTGTAATATATTATGGATCCaattgcaaataaataaattatttggaatccaaaacaaaatttagTCAATTATTAAGGatctaaaacatatttaagtcaataatttttaatcattttctcaaataaattgCACCCAAAATTCATTCTTGaatgtattttgttttggtcGATGAGGTCTAGCTTAATTGGTTAAGAAAGGTCCGTGAATTCTTATAAATCTCTTAAAATTCCAGTACAATTCCTactgacaaaaaaatatattttgtttgttatctTGTTGGTGTTGGAATCTCGACTGCGAGATTGACGAACAACATGAGAACGCAGAAGTTCATAGATAACTGTCAAAAGCAAAAATTCACTATATAGTAATCCAATCCTTTTTCTTCCTATAGTATCAATAAGTCAGCAAAAAGAATGGCCCAGGccaggaagaagaaaaagaaaaggacaacaCTAGTACTACTCCATTTTAAAATACCATAGttaataatacaataaattaatgaaaattaggAGAACTATTGTGGGCGAAGAGAAGAGAGAACTACGTCTTGGAGAGAGCTATCTCTCTGCATAGCAGCTTTgaattcatcaaaggtaacttTTCCATCACTGTTGGCATCCATTAGGTCAAATATCTCATCCAATTTGCCAGGTTCAGTGATGTCAGTTGGGAGACAGTCTTCTGGTAAAGCCTGTTGTTCAGTGAATTTGTTTGTGTCAAGAGATGAAAGTCACAAGTTAAGGCTAACTAGAAAAATAGAGTATAGTGTGTTTTGAGTCTTCAATTTTAAGTCAAAATTGATCTTGgtctaagtttaaaaaataaacaaaattcacCGGTTATAAAGAATATGGAAATCAATATCATAATATTTCTAAAGTATAGGAACTATAACTAACTTTAACCAAAAATTAAGAGacttcaattatattttatcctaaaaaaGAAGGGGCATAATATTACTCTGAGCATGGATGCTACTTCTTCCTTGGTGATGCACCCGGATCGATCTGTGTCATACATCTGTGTCAAAGAAAACCGTGAGGCAAATTAGCTCATTATGCTAAgctctttttctttgtattaGTGTGTATTTGGGTGAGcattaaaaatgattatatacaattaattttggttaaaattgattctgaaactataaattttttgatCCTGCAGAAATTCCTTAAAATTTTTTCTCCAAAATCAATTTCCAACCTAATATCATTTCTTGAATATGAaaccaaacatgaaaatatatacctaaaatcattttaacggGTATTTCAAGGTGATTTTAGAGAATCTAAACTGAAGCCAAACACGAAGTCATATATAAAGAACTTTACAGTggtttcttttgtttattttgtgtaTGTTGGAGTATTTTTCCAGAGTTGTTGAGAGGTTGTGAACTAAGGTATGGTGAAAATAGTGAGTCATGTAATATaatcacaaaaataaataatacatgagTGATTGCCGTATACGGCATATTTGTGTAGACGGTAAGTTATGAGAAAAGGCTCACCTGGAAGCACAAACGGAGAGCATCATCCCCTTTGGAGTTTTTGAAGCTGGAAAAACCACATAGTATCTCTCTCATGTCAACTGTTCCATCTCGGTTGTCGTCAAACAAGTCAAATATTCGCGGTGCTAGAGGGATCAGTGATGGCATGTTCATTGCTTTCAGCACCTCCTCAAACTCAGATAGAGTGGCATTGTCCCCACTCACACATCTGTTAACAACCAGCAACATTTTTATATCAGTCAAAAGAAACTGTCTAAGACAAGTGCATATACAAATATTTGGTTTCTTGTCAAACTGAAGAGCCACATTTGTGCATGTTTGCGTTAAAGTTCGCAAACTTAAATTTGAATGAATTCCGTATTGAAGCTGAGTTTGCAAAAACAACATtccattttcttccatttcaaGCTGAGTTTCAAGGCAAAATTGAGTCGAAACTTGTTTATAATCGAACTCAGCTGAGAACTAAATAGACTTCAttagttttactttttaaagaaTCTTGGAGTGTCCcaactaaatataaaatatagtctTAGAccctgtttggataaacttctctataaagaataagaaaataagaagctAAAATGAATTAACCTTCTTgcacaagttaaaatcaacttatgcacttaatttttagagaagctcttttaatataaattctCTCAAAGCTAAGgtacataagttaattttatcttatggaGAAGCTTAATgtattttactttcttattttcttctcctattaGTGTTTatagagaagtttatccaaataaGGCCTTAGTAGTTTGATCAGTTCTGAATTTTGATCTTGACTCATGAATACTTACATCTTCTTAAAACTCATCCTGAGATTTTCAATTTCCTCTTCTGTGAGATCATGTGTTCCCACCAAGGATTTCAGTTTTTTGGTTCTGAGGAAGATTGTGGTGCTCCAAATACTTGCAATTGCAACTGCACGCAGTTTGCGCCTAGCGTTGAAGCTCTGCAATCTTGAGACAATCTCAGGGTCCATTGCATCATCTTTGGCCTTGTCACCTACCACCCATGGATGACTCAGAAGCTGTTCCAAGACATAAATCAAAATGTAAGTGTGGGGGGGCTATTGTTCTcaaagtattttaataaaatatcccCAAACTTCTTTGTGCTTGAAAATAATATGATGCAAAATGTTGAACACTGATtagtagttattttttttttcctgaaagaTTTAGATGCATTACTAAAAACTACTagtatttaagtaaaaaaaaatctaaacatatagtaaataaataacGGTTTTTTTGTGGTAATTTATTCCAACACAGAATTGCTATCATAGTAGATATGCTTCATTCTTTGtaccaagaaaagaaaaaagaaatatgcctcaattaaatttaagattaaTGAAGTTGGTAAGAGtgtacaatacatcttgagCACTAGGTCTTCTACTAGGATCAACAATCAAAAGATCTGAAATCAGTTGCTTCGCTGAACGGGTAATGCCCTTCCATGTCTTCTCATAGAAACTGAAATTCCCCTGTTCCAAAATATTGGATTTGGTAAGCAAGAACATTATAGAATGATCACTAGGTGGAAGATGTAACATGTACCCgtatttaacttaaaatttgtTTCTTCTAAGAGTCCAAAGGTTATGATAGTCACGCAATTAACAGTGCAACACAGGATACTAAACCTTTGAACTGATCATTGGATCTGGCACATTAATGCAAAGGTATAGTGGCTTGCAAATGAtgtaatttaatgtattttgtaCTTTTATGATGAAAGTGGTAAGTTACTATGAGAAAACACGTGGTAGATTGAAAATGGATAATGTATTTGAGTAAAAGTCACATTTTCCTACATTGCTCATTTTTACAGTCTGTTACTCATTCTCTCTTTGAGGAATCACACTTTAAATCTGTGCATGATATGTTACTTAcattcattatcatttgttgttTCTGGCGATTATTTTGAGCAATGAAAGGTGGATAcctgcacacacacacaaaaaaaaagataaaattgagctaattttattatttaagagaaatataataatttcctTCATCTATTGTTGTGCCTAGAAGAAAACATCTACAGTGAAGCAAAGGACAGCTGATCAACATAATATGCAAAATTGAGTGATAAGATGAATATGAAAACCTCATCCTTTAATTATTTGCCTTCAATTATAAGGTGATaccatattttatttctatgtcTAAAAGTGATTGATGACTTTCCCTATGTAGTGCAATTGCACATGGACAGATAGGGACAGCAAACTGAAATAtgtgaaaggaaaaagaaaaagtcaacATACCCTGAGAGCAAGATATATAGAATCACCCCCAGAGACCACATGTCACTCTTGGTAGTTATCTTCCCTTGAGAAAGAGCCTCTGGTGAAACGTAATCAATGGATCCAAACAAACCAACAACTGGGTCAGTGAATTCCTCAACAGAACTCAACCCAAAGTCCATGATCTTAAGAGGAGAGTCCCTCCTCACATCCAAGAAAAGGCAATTCTCAGGCTTCAAATCTCTGTGGACAATGTTAGCTCTATGAATAGCCTCTAATCCTGAAGCTATCTGGCGAACCACACCTGCAGCTTCAGTCTCTGAGTACCTATGCATAGATAGAATATATCAGATACGATACATATTTGATACGGGATatgattattctaaaaaaaatcataaaacataATAGTATATAATTGCAATGCtgcaaatttaagttaaaaatatacttCTTGGAcattgcaaaaaataaaataaaaattaaaaatgttatcatAAATCACTTTCTATTCTCTACAAATTGGAATAGTTTTAATCGCATTCCTTTCTTGAGATCATCCATAAAGAGAGTTTCTATTTTTGATTCATCAAGGAACaatgtttttgtttctatatTATACATACTTCTATCTCTCATATATACCTATATTAgattttcataacttttttgAAGGCTATGTAGAATAAATTAAAGTATCCAAACGCGTATCACTGAAGTATCCAAAAGTATTGGAAT contains the following coding sequences:
- the LOC114386717 gene encoding calcium and calcium/calmodulin-dependent serine/threonine-protein kinase-like gives rise to the protein MGNETRKLSDEYEVSEVLGRGGFSVVRKGTKKSSSDTKTHVAIKTLRRVGTASNSNNPSGFPRPKGGEKKSTAAMMGFPTWRQVSVSDALLTNEILVMRRIVENVSPHPNVIDLYDVYEDSNGVHLVLELCSGGELFDRIVAQDRYSETEAAGVVRQIASGLEAIHRANIVHRDLKPENCLFLDVRRDSPLKIMDFGLSSVEEFTDPVVGLFGSIDYVSPEALSQGKITTKSDMWSLGVILYILLSGYPPFIAQNNRQKQQMIMNGNFSFYEKTWKGITRSAKQLISDLLIVDPSRRPSAQDLLSHPWVVGDKAKDDAMDPEIVSRLQSFNARRKLRAVAIASIWSTTIFLRTKKLKSLVGTHDLTEEEIENLRMSFKKICVSGDNATLSEFEEVLKAMNMPSLIPLAPRIFDLFDDNRDGTVDMREILCGFSSFKNSKGDDALRLCFQMYDTDRSGCITKEEVASMLRALPEDCLPTDITEPGKLDEIFDLMDANSDGKVTFDEFKAAMQRDSSLQDVVLSSLRPQ